One stretch of Candidatus Saccharibacteria bacterium oral taxon 488 DNA includes these proteins:
- a CDS encoding TIGR00730 family Rossman fold protein translates to MTSQHTCIPRDVQLQAAMFRLGKMEDEIQSGYEILRKYQKTVTIFGSARTDPNSTYYHAAKETAERLAKLGYAIVSGGGHGIMGAANEGANKAVQEGARAAGGESIAFNIRLPHEQEVNKYATEVFEFQHFAPRKIVMTMFANAYIYFPGGFGTLDELAEILTLIQTEKANRAPVILFDTAFWSDLDAFFRNHMLAEGAIVEKDLDIYTITDSVDEIIELVQANKTYC, encoded by the coding sequence ATGACTTCACAACATACATGTATTCCGCGTGATGTACAGCTGCAGGCTGCGATGTTCCGCCTCGGCAAGATGGAAGACGAAATCCAGAGCGGCTACGAGATTCTTCGGAAATATCAGAAAACAGTAACGATATTTGGTTCAGCACGCACCGACCCGAACAGCACTTATTACCATGCCGCGAAAGAAACAGCTGAGCGGCTAGCTAAACTTGGCTACGCCATCGTTTCCGGCGGCGGACACGGCATTATGGGCGCTGCCAATGAAGGCGCCAACAAGGCTGTCCAAGAGGGTGCGCGGGCTGCTGGCGGTGAGTCGATCGCTTTTAATATCCGGCTGCCGCACGAACAGGAGGTCAATAAATACGCCACCGAGGTGTTTGAGTTTCAGCACTTTGCGCCGCGAAAGATCGTCATGACCATGTTTGCTAATGCCTATATTTATTTTCCAGGCGGCTTCGGTACGTTGGACGAGCTAGCGGAAATATTGACGCTGATCCAGACTGAAAAAGCCAACCGTGCACCGGTGATCTTGTTCGACACAGCGTTTTGGAGCGATTTGGACGCCTTTTTCCGCAACCATATGCTGGCCGAGGGGGCTATCGTCGAGAAAGACCTGGATATTTATACTATCACCGATAGTGTTGATGAGATTATTGAACTGGTACAAGCAAATAAGACCTATTGCTGA
- a CDS encoding sugar kinase: MAKIITVGAGVQDVFLSQSDALKPVCESPERCFAKLELGAKADVNQIHFSTGGGATNAAVTFARQGHEVMFLGVVGRDPAGQAVLDDLDAENVDTRYVRFSQQYNTGYSVLLLAPNGERTILTYRGASTHYHVADFTVADIEADWLYVSTLAGQMTVLDKVFREARAAGMKICFNPGKRELVQRDKLMGLLDDVEVLALNKEEMQQLVPGDDLEQLVRRAKELVPVVLLTDGVNGSMASDGVTIVRAAMYEDVPAIDRTGAGDAFASGFLSQWAYGAQLKDAVVFASANSSSVVNHIGAKTGILYQGARLHTMPLSEKEF, from the coding sequence GTGGCAAAAATTATTACTGTTGGTGCTGGTGTGCAAGATGTTTTTTTAAGTCAGTCGGACGCATTGAAACCGGTGTGTGAGAGCCCAGAACGTTGTTTTGCTAAGTTAGAACTTGGTGCCAAGGCAGACGTCAACCAGATCCATTTTTCGACGGGTGGTGGTGCGACGAATGCCGCCGTGACCTTTGCCAGGCAGGGCCACGAAGTGATGTTTTTGGGCGTTGTCGGCCGTGATCCGGCTGGCCAGGCGGTGTTGGATGATCTGGACGCCGAGAATGTTGATACACGATATGTTCGATTTTCCCAGCAATATAATACGGGCTACTCAGTCTTGCTGTTGGCACCAAACGGTGAACGGACAATCTTGACGTATCGTGGTGCATCGACGCATTATCACGTGGCTGATTTTACCGTGGCGGATATTGAGGCTGATTGGCTATATGTGTCAACGCTGGCGGGTCAGATGACAGTTTTGGATAAGGTATTTCGTGAGGCGCGAGCAGCTGGTATGAAAATTTGCTTTAATCCAGGTAAGCGAGAGCTAGTACAGCGCGATAAGTTAATGGGACTGCTGGATGATGTGGAGGTATTGGCGCTGAATAAAGAAGAGATGCAACAGTTAGTGCCGGGTGATGATCTGGAACAGCTGGTGCGGCGAGCGAAAGAGCTCGTACCGGTAGTGTTGCTGACAGACGGTGTGAACGGTTCGATGGCGTCTGATGGCGTAACGATTGTCAGAGCGGCGATGTACGAGGACGTGCCAGCAATTGATCGGACTGGTGCAGGTGATGCATTTGCCAGTGGTTTTTTGAGTCAGTGGGCTTATGGCGCTCAGTTAAAGGACGCAGTAGTATTTGCCAGCGCAAATTCAAGCTCGGTCGTCAATCATATTGGTGCCAAAACCGGTATCTTATATCAAGGTGCACGACTACATACCATGCCACTAAGCGAAAAGGAGTTTTAA
- a CDS encoding class II fructose-bisphosphate aldolase — translation MGLTISDIRRNTTHARHLMQRTRAQHFAVGAFNIDNQETLIAVARAAQKLQSPVLVEVSDAEVRAMGLENVRDLVDNYKAEYGIEMYLNLDHGPTVEGCKRAIDAGYEFVHIDISQANHDASDEEIIAKTREVVEYAKFTGALVESEPHYFWGSSNVHTEAIDYEEIKKTFSTPEGARDFVEATGIDTFAAAVGNLHGLYPVPKVLDLELLGRIREALHCQISLHGGSGTPLHYFKDAAKIGVSKININSDMRYAFRTTLEKTLRENPNEYAIVKLMPPVYAAVQEVVEAKIQAFGSAGKAVV, via the coding sequence ATGGGACTGACAATTTCTGACATTCGGCGCAATACCACGCATGCACGCCATTTGATGCAGCGGACACGGGCGCAGCACTTTGCGGTCGGTGCGTTTAATATTGATAATCAAGAAACGCTGATCGCGGTGGCGCGAGCGGCGCAGAAGCTCCAATCACCGGTGCTGGTCGAAGTGTCGGATGCCGAGGTGCGGGCTATGGGCCTGGAAAATGTCCGCGATCTGGTAGATAATTATAAGGCCGAGTACGGCATTGAGATGTATTTGAACTTGGATCACGGGCCGACAGTGGAGGGCTGTAAACGGGCGATTGACGCGGGCTATGAGTTTGTGCATATCGATATTTCCCAGGCAAATCACGATGCTTCGGATGAGGAAATCATCGCCAAAACTCGCGAAGTTGTCGAGTACGCCAAGTTTACCGGCGCGTTAGTGGAATCGGAGCCGCATTATTTTTGGGGTTCGTCAAACGTCCATACTGAGGCGATTGACTATGAAGAAATTAAGAAAACTTTCTCTACGCCAGAAGGCGCGCGTGATTTCGTAGAGGCAACGGGAATTGACACCTTTGCGGCGGCAGTTGGTAATTTGCATGGGCTGTATCCGGTGCCGAAAGTGTTGGATTTGGAATTATTAGGACGCATCCGCGAGGCGCTGCACTGTCAGATTTCGCTTCATGGCGGATCAGGCACACCACTGCATTATTTTAAGGATGCGGCGAAAATTGGCGTTTCTAAGATTAATATCAATTCCGATATGCGTTACGCTTTCCGCACGACGCTGGAAAAGACCTTGCGTGAAAATCCGAACGAATACGCCATCGTCAAACTGATGCCACCGGTATATGCTGCTGTTCAGGAAGTAGTTGAGGCGAAAATTCAAGCCTTTGGCTCAGCCGGAAAGGCAGTGGTGTAG
- a CDS encoding transketolase family protein → MSVLRDDWRTGNTASMRLGFGRGLVHAALNNSQIVALSADLADSVGFGEFAEQIGAPRFIEVGVAEQNLVTVASGLAAMGNIPFAASYAAFSPGRNWEQIRTTICLNDQPVKLVGSHAGLNVGADGATHQMLEDIALMRSLPNMVVLAPGDAYEAEMMAAVMAADPRPNYVRLPRADMPLFLDGTVAIGRASVLRQGTDVALLGTGTMTYQLLMAAEQLAYAGVRAEVVHFNTIKPLDEAAVVAAAQKCGRVVTAEEGQITGGFGSAVAEVLSEKLPVKIKRIGVRDQFGESGSVAELWQKHGLDVEAVVRHVKDDLSFI, encoded by the coding sequence ATGAGCGTATTGCGGGACGATTGGCGCACGGGAAATACCGCGTCGATGCGGCTTGGTTTTGGTCGTGGGTTAGTTCACGCGGCATTGAACAATTCCCAAATTGTGGCCTTAAGCGCTGACCTGGCAGATAGCGTCGGCTTTGGCGAATTTGCTGAGCAAATCGGTGCACCGCGGTTTATCGAGGTTGGTGTGGCAGAGCAAAATTTGGTAACAGTAGCGTCAGGGTTAGCAGCGATGGGTAATATCCCGTTTGCGGCCAGTTATGCGGCGTTCAGCCCGGGGCGGAATTGGGAGCAAATTCGGACGACGATTTGCCTGAATGATCAGCCGGTCAAGCTGGTCGGTTCACATGCCGGGCTGAATGTTGGTGCGGATGGTGCGACGCACCAGATGTTAGAGGACATCGCGCTGATGCGGAGTTTACCAAACATGGTAGTCTTGGCACCGGGCGATGCCTACGAGGCCGAAATGATGGCAGCAGTGATGGCAGCTGATCCGCGGCCAAATTACGTGCGATTGCCGCGAGCTGACATGCCGCTGTTTTTGGATGGCACAGTGGCGATTGGCCGAGCGTCTGTACTGCGGCAGGGTACCGATGTGGCGCTGCTGGGTACTGGCACGATGACGTATCAGCTGCTCATGGCGGCAGAACAATTGGCGTACGCCGGCGTTCGGGCAGAAGTCGTGCATTTTAACACTATCAAGCCGCTGGACGAAGCAGCGGTCGTTGCCGCCGCCCAAAAATGCGGCCGTGTGGTGACAGCAGAAGAAGGGCAAATCACCGGCGGATTTGGCAGTGCGGTGGCGGAAGTACTCAGTGAAAAATTACCGGTGAAAATAAAGCGCATCGGCGTCCGCGACCAGTTCGGCGAAAGCGGCTCGGTAGCTGAATTATGGCAAAAGCATGGACTAGATGTCGAAGCAGTTGTCCGGCACGTAAAAGATGACCTTTCATTTATTTAA
- a CDS encoding transketolase, with the protein MSELTISRLEERARELRQLVIRQVAAAGSGHVAGPLGFADVMAVLYFQMLRLRPEEPDWSDCDLFVMSNGHYAPLLYAAMAMRGFLSESELMSLRQLGSRLQGHPERVKLPGLETTSGPLGCGLSQAAGMAYYLQHLQSSDRLVYCSLGDGELNEGNIWEAAMFAAKYKLGQLIAIIDRNTIQIGGSTEQVMPLDDLGEKWRSFGWQVQEIDGHDMARIIAAIEAAQAVREQPSIIIAHTIPGRGVDFMEGDYRWHGKAPNAEQAAAALAQLDLSAKKRPEEGMGV; encoded by the coding sequence ATGAGCGAACTCACGATTAGCCGGCTAGAAGAGAGGGCGCGAGAACTACGACAGCTGGTTATTCGTCAAGTAGCAGCCGCCGGCAGCGGTCATGTGGCGGGACCGCTGGGGTTTGCTGATGTGATGGCGGTGTTGTATTTTCAGATGCTTAGATTGCGGCCAGAAGAGCCGGATTGGTCTGATTGCGATCTGTTCGTCATGAGTAACGGCCATTATGCGCCACTGCTATACGCAGCGATGGCGATGCGCGGATTTTTATCGGAATCAGAGTTAATGAGTTTGCGGCAGTTGGGCTCGCGGCTACAAGGGCATCCGGAGCGAGTGAAATTACCAGGGCTAGAGACGACCAGTGGGCCGTTAGGCTGCGGTCTCAGCCAGGCTGCTGGCATGGCGTACTATCTGCAGCACTTACAGAGCTCAGATCGCCTTGTATATTGTAGTTTAGGTGACGGTGAACTTAATGAAGGCAATATTTGGGAGGCAGCGATGTTTGCAGCTAAGTATAAATTAGGCCAGCTGATCGCCATCATTGACCGTAATACTATTCAAATTGGCGGCAGTACTGAGCAGGTCATGCCGCTGGATGATTTGGGCGAGAAATGGCGCAGTTTCGGCTGGCAGGTGCAGGAAATTGACGGGCATGACATGGCGCGAATTATCGCGGCAATTGAAGCAGCACAGGCAGTGCGCGAGCAGCCGAGCATTATCATCGCGCATACGATACCCGGGCGCGGCGTTGATTTTATGGAGGGTGATTATCGGTGGCACGGCAAGGCGCCGAATGCTGAGCAGGCCGCCGCAGCGCTGGCGCAATTAGATCTATCAGCCAAGAAACGGCCAGAAGAAGGGATGGGCGTATGA
- a CDS encoding RpiB/LacA/LacB family sugar-phosphate isomerase, which translates to MKIYLGSDHRGFALKEKVFAYLAKNGYVVEDVGGRELNPDDDFPQFAAAAALRVIGDGEDEPRAILICGGGQGMCMAANRFKGIRASVIWDAHEARMTRRDNNSNVLCLPARVLEDNEVAWKGIVETWLNTAYADAPRYNRRNAQLDEIV; encoded by the coding sequence ATGAAGATTTATCTTGGCTCAGATCATCGAGGGTTTGCATTGAAAGAAAAAGTATTTGCGTATTTGGCAAAGAATGGTTACGTGGTCGAAGATGTCGGTGGTCGTGAGCTTAATCCTGATGACGACTTTCCGCAGTTTGCGGCAGCGGCAGCGCTGCGAGTGATTGGTGATGGCGAGGATGAGCCACGGGCAATTTTAATTTGCGGCGGCGGTCAGGGCATGTGCATGGCGGCGAATCGTTTCAAGGGGATCCGCGCCAGTGTGATTTGGGATGCACATGAAGCGAGGATGACACGGCGTGACAATAATTCGAATGTACTATGTCTGCCGGCTAGGGTTCTCGAGGATAACGAAGTTGCCTGGAAGGGCATTGTTGAAACGTGGCTCAATACTGCATACGCGGATGCCCCGCGGTATAATCGGCGCAATGCGCAACTGGATGAAATCGTATGA
- a CDS encoding HNH endonuclease yields the protein MATGKIRRRQIMVLLVMAVVGAVVWAVQLQQPRVAPTSPSMQRKLFGDSNAQAELAKLEVKGRAPKTGYSRKQFSDGWGKMSGCSVREVILARDLTETKIDDKCRVLAGTLRDPYTGRTIKFQRGPETSSKVQIDHVVALSDAWQKGAQQLPREEREKLANDPLNLLAADGPANQAKGDGDAATWLPPNKPFRCQYIERQVAVKRKYRLWVTNAEKEAMGKVLASCGST from the coding sequence ATGGCAACGGGGAAAATAAGGCGTCGGCAAATCATGGTACTGCTTGTCATGGCGGTGGTGGGTGCAGTAGTGTGGGCGGTGCAACTGCAGCAGCCGCGGGTCGCGCCGACTTCGCCGTCCATGCAGCGGAAATTATTTGGTGATTCAAACGCTCAAGCGGAGTTAGCTAAACTAGAGGTTAAAGGTCGCGCACCTAAAACGGGCTACAGCCGCAAACAATTTAGTGATGGTTGGGGTAAAATGAGTGGCTGCTCGGTGCGTGAAGTAATTTTGGCGCGGGATCTAACGGAAACAAAAATTGACGATAAATGTCGCGTGTTGGCCGGGACACTACGTGACCCGTATACCGGCCGAACGATCAAGTTTCAGCGCGGGCCAGAGACCTCGTCGAAAGTACAAATCGATCACGTGGTGGCGTTGAGTGATGCGTGGCAGAAAGGTGCACAGCAACTACCACGTGAGGAACGAGAAAAATTGGCAAACGACCCGCTGAATTTGTTGGCTGCTGACGGTCCGGCCAACCAAGCCAAAGGCGATGGCGACGCGGCAACCTGGCTGCCTCCTAACAAACCGTTTCGCTGTCAGTACATTGAACGGCAGGTAGCGGTTAAGCGTAAATATCGTCTGTGGGTAACAAATGCAGAAAAAGAGGCGATGGGCAAGGTGTTGGCCAGCTGCGGCTCGACGTGA
- a CDS encoding M1 family metallopeptidase produces MKTVPRLLDTFIPHHYTLTLDLTHAEEKAFSGTVIISGESTNELISLHTKDLTIHSALIDDQPAEFSHDEFDELRLSRPDLSSGQRTVRVEFSGTITDAMHGLYPCYFTHDGVKKQLFATQFESHHAREVFPCVDEPAAKATYDVTLVTAPELTVLGNMPVAKSSKDDGVLTTTFATTPRMSSYLLAFVVGELHKKTARTKSGVEVNVWATPAQSEETLDFALDIATRSIDFYDEYFGVPYPLPKSDHVALPDFSSGAMENWGLITYRESCLLADPKLTPESSKRFIATVISHELSHQWFGNLVTMQWWNDLWLNESFANMMEYVAIDALHPEWRMWEEFATSEVTAALRRDSLDGVQPVQADVNHPDEISTLFDPAIVYAKGGRLLVMVRRLIGEEAFRAGLKSYFEKFAYQNTVGNDLWQELETASEQPIVDLMNTWISQPGLPIVQVEQDSSDRQPTATLRQERFFIGDHQPSDVLWPIPLFANQPLDDILTEREKTFTINSDVRLNCGLNGHFVTHYDSVMRDRLIEKAAELPTLDKICLLQDMTLLTRAGRESSAALLPLARVFQHETNEKVFSMAAGALAELRKFVDDNEAGRARLKQISAEFAHDTFMELGWDKRSGESDDDHERRTAALGLMLYGEDSVALTEAKRRFDETDPDDLPAEIRPLIINANVRQFETPEMIDKLFTIYQNTPSADLQVDIALSLTSTKNPATTEQILTAIKDTTIIRPQDASRWFIYLIRTRENRQIAWNWLKENWSWVKDTFGGDKSYDTFIRYAASALLTRDELNDFTEFTTPLRAEPALTRTIDLGIREIAGRVALIERDQAAVIDALNK; encoded by the coding sequence ATGAAAACAGTTCCACGCCTACTCGACACCTTTATACCACATCATTACACATTAACTCTCGATCTGACGCACGCTGAAGAAAAAGCGTTTTCTGGCACGGTAATCATTTCTGGCGAGTCAACTAATGAATTAATTTCGCTACACACCAAAGACTTGACCATTCATTCAGCGTTAATTGACGATCAGCCAGCTGAGTTTTCCCATGATGAATTTGATGAGCTGCGCCTATCGCGCCCAGATTTATCCAGCGGCCAGCGCACCGTTCGTGTTGAGTTTTCTGGCACTATCACCGACGCCATGCATGGACTGTATCCGTGCTACTTTACCCACGACGGCGTGAAAAAGCAATTGTTTGCCACCCAATTTGAATCGCACCATGCCCGCGAAGTCTTTCCGTGTGTTGATGAGCCAGCTGCCAAAGCCACCTATGACGTCACGCTTGTGACTGCTCCGGAACTAACCGTCCTAGGCAACATGCCCGTCGCCAAATCTTCTAAAGACGACGGCGTGCTAACAACCACCTTCGCCACCACACCACGGATGAGCAGCTACTTACTGGCTTTCGTTGTCGGCGAACTACACAAGAAAACTGCCCGCACTAAATCTGGCGTCGAGGTAAATGTCTGGGCCACACCAGCTCAGAGCGAGGAGACCCTAGATTTTGCGCTAGATATCGCCACGCGCTCCATTGATTTTTACGATGAATATTTTGGCGTGCCATATCCGCTGCCAAAATCCGATCACGTAGCGCTGCCAGATTTCTCTTCGGGCGCCATGGAAAACTGGGGACTCATCACCTACCGCGAAAGTTGCCTGCTGGCTGATCCGAAATTAACGCCGGAATCGTCCAAACGCTTTATCGCCACCGTCATCTCTCACGAACTCAGCCACCAGTGGTTTGGTAATTTGGTGACCATGCAGTGGTGGAATGACCTGTGGCTGAACGAAAGTTTCGCTAACATGATGGAATACGTGGCGATCGACGCACTACACCCTGAGTGGCGGATGTGGGAGGAATTTGCGACAAGCGAGGTCACCGCGGCACTGCGGCGCGATAGCCTGGACGGTGTCCAGCCAGTGCAGGCCGACGTTAATCATCCGGATGAGATCAGCACGTTGTTTGACCCAGCAATTGTCTATGCAAAGGGCGGGCGTCTACTGGTGATGGTACGGCGGCTGATCGGCGAGGAGGCGTTTCGTGCAGGGCTGAAGTCATATTTTGAAAAATTTGCTTACCAAAACACTGTTGGTAATGATTTATGGCAGGAGCTAGAAACCGCCAGCGAACAGCCGATTGTTGACTTGATGAACACTTGGATTTCGCAGCCAGGTTTGCCGATTGTACAGGTCGAGCAAGATAGTTCTGATAGACAACCTACCGCCACCCTGCGCCAGGAACGCTTTTTCATCGGTGATCATCAGCCGTCCGACGTCCTGTGGCCGATTCCGCTGTTCGCCAATCAGCCGCTTGATGATATTCTGACCGAGCGCGAGAAAACATTTACGATAAATAGCGACGTTCGACTGAACTGCGGACTGAACGGACATTTCGTAACGCATTACGACTCAGTAATGCGAGACCGATTGATCGAAAAGGCGGCAGAATTACCGACATTAGATAAAATTTGCTTACTGCAAGACATGACACTGCTAACACGGGCTGGACGAGAAAGTTCGGCGGCGCTGCTACCGCTGGCACGCGTTTTTCAGCACGAGACCAATGAGAAGGTTTTTAGTATGGCGGCCGGTGCGCTGGCGGAATTACGGAAATTTGTTGACGATAACGAAGCAGGACGTGCTCGGCTAAAGCAGATTTCTGCTGAATTTGCCCACGATACCTTCATGGAACTTGGCTGGGATAAACGGAGCGGCGAGTCTGATGATGATCACGAGCGGCGCACGGCAGCGCTGGGTTTGATGTTATATGGTGAGGATTCAGTAGCGCTCACGGAGGCCAAACGACGCTTTGACGAAACCGACCCAGATGATTTACCAGCTGAGATTCGCCCGCTGATCATCAACGCCAATGTCAGACAGTTTGAGACGCCAGAAATGATTGACAAGCTTTTTACGATATATCAGAATACGCCGTCAGCCGACCTGCAGGTTGATATCGCACTAAGCTTGACCTCGACGAAGAATCCAGCAACTACCGAGCAAATTTTAACAGCGATCAAGGATACTACTATCATACGTCCACAAGATGCCAGCCGCTGGTTTATTTATCTGATCCGTACGCGGGAAAACCGGCAAATTGCTTGGAATTGGCTGAAAGAAAATTGGTCGTGGGTGAAAGATACCTTTGGCGGCGATAAAAGCTACGATACTTTTATCCGCTACGCCGCCAGCGCTCTGTTGACCCGTGATGAGCTAAACGATTTCACCGAATTTACCACGCCGCTGCGCGCCGAACCAGCCCTGACCCGCACCATTGATCTGGGCATCCGCGAAATCGCTGGCAGAGTAGCACTGATTGAGCGGGATCAGGCCGCGGTTATTGATGCGCTTAATAAGTAA
- a CDS encoding ribonuclease HII produces the protein MILGIDEVGRGPWAGPLVVGAVILGGAEIEGLDDSKKLTKKRRETLDEVIREQAAAWALGWVSASELDDVGMSQALRLATRRAVKQIQSQCKANNVAFDEIIIDGTVNFLADTALERYVTVMAKADGLIPGVSAASIIAKVARDQFMAEQDVVYPGYGFASNAGYGVAKHQAAIERLGVTPLHRLSFAPLQKYVGSMKSQNLHQKKSSALPNESPVGYPQKIIRDPRKVAQIFSEDITPVDFVDTEDVMQIDVPNTAPETEKLATTRQIGDRGEQAAADWLTTDGHEIIARNWRTRYCEIDIVSIKDDVLYFTEVKYRKNSRYGDGLAAITNKKQRQMRFAAELFMIKHPQHEGRDMRMLAIAVDRDYNAECLVV, from the coding sequence ATGATTCTCGGCATTGATGAAGTTGGACGCGGGCCATGGGCGGGGCCGCTGGTGGTCGGTGCGGTGATTTTGGGCGGTGCCGAGATTGAGGGTTTGGATGATAGTAAAAAGTTGACTAAAAAACGCCGCGAGACGCTGGACGAGGTAATTCGTGAGCAGGCGGCTGCCTGGGCGCTAGGCTGGGTGAGTGCCAGTGAATTGGACGACGTTGGCATGAGCCAGGCATTACGGCTGGCGACGCGGCGGGCGGTGAAGCAAATTCAGTCGCAGTGTAAAGCGAATAATGTGGCGTTTGATGAAATTATCATTGACGGGACGGTTAATTTTTTGGCGGATACGGCACTGGAGCGATACGTGACGGTGATGGCCAAGGCCGATGGTTTGATCCCCGGCGTGTCGGCGGCGTCGATTATCGCCAAAGTAGCGCGTGACCAGTTTATGGCTGAGCAAGACGTGGTCTATCCGGGGTATGGCTTCGCGTCAAATGCTGGCTATGGCGTGGCCAAGCACCAGGCGGCGATTGAGCGGCTGGGTGTGACGCCGCTGCATCGGTTGAGCTTTGCGCCGCTACAAAAGTATGTGGGTAGCATGAAGTCACAGAATCTGCACCAGAAAAAGTCAAGTGCTCTACCGAATGAGTCGCCTGTCGGATATCCTCAGAAAATAATTCGGGACCCACGTAAAGTTGCCCAAATTTTTTCCGAGGATATCACTCCAGTCGATTTTGTAGACACCGAAGATGTTATGCAAATCGATGTACCAAATACCGCTCCAGAAACGGAAAAATTAGCAACAACTCGCCAAATTGGGGATAGGGGTGAGCAAGCCGCCGCAGATTGGCTGACGACTGATGGTCATGAGATTATTGCCCGCAACTGGCGGACGCGGTACTGCGAGATTGACATCGTCAGCATAAAAGACGATGTGCTGTATTTCACCGAAGTCAAATATCGCAAGAATTCCAGATATGGTGATGGCTTGGCGGCGATTACCAACAAAAAACAGCGACAAATGCGCTTTGCAGCTGAGCTATTTATGATAAAACATCCGCAACACGAGGGGCGTGATATGCGGATGTTAGCTATAGCTGTCGACAGGGATTACAACGCCGAATGCCTAGTGGTGTAG